A region of Vitis vinifera cultivar Pinot Noir 40024 chromosome 13, ASM3070453v1 DNA encodes the following proteins:
- the LOC104877907 gene encoding (-)-alpha-terpineol synthase-like, whose translation MALLTLSSNPFFTFTRLQPASRFCRGKSQGVCISGPVQCTGGAKTSSQTAVIVRRTASYQPSIWDHDYIRSLTSDYVGETYTRQLEKLKGDVKIMLGQVGEPLHQLELIDTLQRLGIHYHFGEEIKRILHSIYNNYNRNDTWKNGDLYATALEFRLLRQHGYHVPQDVFHIFINKMGTVKPWLNEDIKGILCLYEASYLSVEGENILEEARDFTRNFLEEYLERTVDQNDLTAIINHAMELPLHWRMLRLEARWFIDVYERSQGMNPILLELAKLDYNMVQATYQEDLKHASMWWRSTRLPEKSSFARDRLVENFLWAVGFIFEPQFGYCRRMLTKLISLITTIDDVYDVYGTLDELELFTDAVDRWDTNAMEQLPQYMKICFLALYNFTNETAYDVLKEHDLNIISYLRNAWADITKSQLVEAKWYHEGYKPSLQEYINNAWISVSGPLTLVHAYFFITNPMTEEALGCLERFRDIIRWSSTIFRLSDDLGTSSDELKRGDVPKSIQCYMYETSASEDDARKYIGFLIDETWKKMNEERNLNSPFSQTFIGMAMDIPRMAQCIYLYRDGYGVQDRETKDHVKTLFIEPISLI comes from the exons ATGGCTCTTCTGACGCTTTCTTCAAACCCTTTTTTCACTTTTACAAGACTGCAACCTGCAAGCCGCTTCTGCCGCGGAAAATCGCAGGGTGTTTGCATTTCTGGTCCAGTCCAATGCACGGGTGGGGCTAAAACTAGTAGCCAAACTGCTGTGATTGTGAGGCGAACCGCAAGCTACCAACCTTCAATTTGGGACCATGATTATATCCGGTCACTAACGAGTGATTATGTG GGAGAAACATATACAAGACAATTGGAGAAGCTTAAGGGAGATGTAAAGATAATGCTTGGCCAAGTCGGGGAACCTTTGCATCAACTGGAGCTAATCGATACCTTGCAAAGGCTTGGAATACATTATCACTTTGGGgaagaaataaagagaatatTGCATAGCATATACAACAACTACAATAGGAATGATACATGGAAAAATGGAGATTTATATGCCACAGCTCTTGAATTTAGACTCCTAAGACAGCATGGCTACCATGTTCCTCAAG AtgttttccatattttcatAAACAAGATGGGGACTGTTAAGCCATGGCTTAATGAAGATATCAAGGGAATTCTATGCTTGTATGAAGCTTCATACCTTTCCGTAGAAGGTGAAAATATCCTAGAAGAGGCTAGAGATTTCACAAGAAATTTTCTTGAAGAATACCTTGAGCGGACTGTAGATCAAAATGATCTTACTGCGATAATAAACCATGCCATGGAGCTTCCGCTGCACTGGAGAATGCTAAGGCTAGAGGCAAGATGGTTCATAGATGTATATGAGAGAAGCCAGGGCATGAATCCCATTTTACTTGAGCTTGCTAAACTGGATTACAATATGGTGCAAGCAACATACCAGGAGGATCTAAAACATGCATCAAT GTGGTGGAGGAGCACACGCCTCCCAGAAAAATCGAGCTTTGCTAGGGACAGATTGGTGGAGAATTTCCTTTGGGCTGTGGGATTTATATTTGAACCTCAGTTTGGATATTGCAGGAGAATGTTGACAAAACTCATTTCGCTGATAACAACAATTGATGATGTTTATGATGTTTATGGGACATTGGATGAACTTGAGCTCTTTACAGATGCTGTTGACAG ATGGGATACCAATGCAATGGAGCAACTTCCACAATACATGAAGATCTGTTTCCTTGCTCTCTACAACTTCACTAATGAAACCGCTTATGATGTTCTTAAAGAACACGATCTCAACATCATTTCATATCTCAGAAATGCG TGGGCAGATATAACAAAATCCCAATTAGTGGAGGCGAAATGGTACCACGAAGGTTATAAGCCATCTCTACAGGAGTATATCAACAATGCCTGGATTTCAGTATCAGGTCCACTAACACTAGTTCATGCCTATTTTTTCATCACAAATCCAATGACGGAGGAGGCCTTGGGATGCTTAGAGAGATTCCGCGATATAATCCGTTGGTCATCAACGATTTTCCGTCTTTCAGATGATCTTGGGACATCATCT GATGAGTTAAAAAGAGGAGATGTTCCTAAATCCATACAATGTTACATGTATGAAACTAGTGCTTCTGAAGACGATGCCCGCAAATACATAGGCTTCTTGATTGATGAAACATGGAAGAAGATGAATGAAGAGCGAAATCTGAATTCTCCCTTCTCCCAAACTTTTATTGGAATGGCAATGGACATTCCTAGGATGGCTCAATGCATATATCTGTACCGGGACGGGTATGGTGTTCAAGACCGTGAGACTAAGGATCACGTAAAGACATTATTCATTGAGCCTATTTCCCTTATATAG